The following proteins are encoded in a genomic region of Spirosoma sp. SC4-14:
- a CDS encoding GntR family transcriptional regulator, with translation MLRHIKINDYSNTPKYQQIYNSIIEGIENRDILPGDKLPSIHELCAEFDIAKGTIERAYELLKEKEIIEAVRGKGYYINYTKTGHNLKIFLLFNKLSAHKKIIYDSFVELLGPSVAIDFFIYNNDFRLFRDLIQRQARNHTHYVIIGHFYEGGEKANELINSLPKHKLVILDKLLEGVSGKYAAVFQNFEKDMYQALTEALPLLRKYKTLSILFPSYTYHPKAILNGYYKFCYEHDFNTRVINNIQQEVIYPEQAYINLMEEDLVELIKKIKETPYVLGQEVGILSYNDTPLKEFLLEGITVMSTDFAQMGRTAAQLILNTSVEHIENPFQLIVRKSL, from the coding sequence ATGTTACGGCATATTAAAATCAATGATTATTCGAATACCCCCAAATACCAACAGATTTACAATTCAATTATTGAGGGGATTGAAAACCGGGATATATTGCCAGGGGATAAGCTACCGTCGATTCATGAGCTATGCGCTGAATTCGATATTGCCAAAGGCACCATTGAGCGGGCCTACGAACTCCTGAAAGAAAAGGAGATTATAGAAGCAGTTCGGGGAAAAGGATACTACATCAACTACACGAAGACTGGTCATAATCTTAAAATATTTTTATTGTTCAATAAGCTTAGTGCTCACAAAAAAATCATCTATGATTCGTTTGTCGAACTGCTGGGGCCGAGTGTAGCGATTGACTTTTTTATCTACAACAACGATTTCAGACTATTTCGTGATTTAATCCAGCGGCAGGCTCGCAATCATACGCATTATGTGATTATTGGGCATTTTTATGAAGGGGGTGAAAAAGCCAATGAGTTAATCAACAGCCTGCCTAAACATAAACTGGTCATTCTGGATAAGCTTCTGGAAGGTGTATCGGGGAAGTATGCAGCGGTGTTTCAGAACTTCGAAAAAGACATGTATCAGGCGTTGACCGAAGCGCTGCCACTCCTGAGAAAATACAAAACCCTCAGCATTCTTTTTCCGTCTTATACCTATCATCCCAAGGCCATCCTGAACGGGTATTATAAGTTCTGCTACGAGCATGATTTTAATACACGGGTTATCAACAACATTCAGCAGGAAGTTATTTATCCCGAACAGGCCTATATCAATCTGATGGAGGAAGACCTGGTAGAGTTGATCAAGAAAATTAAGGAAACTCCCTACGTGCTGGGGCAGGAAGTTGGTATTTTGTCGTATAACGATACGCCTTTGAAGGAGTTTTTGCTGGAAGGCATTACGGTTATGTCGACCGATTTTGCCCAGATGGGTCGGACGGCAGCCCAACTGATTCTGAATACCAGCGTTGAACACATCGAAAATCCGTTTCAGCTTATTGTGCGAAAGTCGCTCTGA
- a CDS encoding heme-binding protein — MSSRFNVAKLGLAVSALVLVGASWVTLRYPENDKQGAENPKVEKLKLQPGFKAEHLYSPSENKQGSWVAMTFDDKGRMIVSDQYGSLYRLKIPAIGSGSTNPTIEKLVIAKDTSVGMGYAHGLLYAFNSLYVMVNNRPNKQFPKPSGLYRLQDTDGDDHFDKVTMLRELKGEGEHGPHSIVLSPDKKSLYVCAGNHTDVPKMDAYRLPSNWQEDNLFPLIKDPRGHANDRMAPGGWIAKVDPEGKRWELMGAGFRNEFDIAFNEAGDIFTYDSDMEWDFGLPWYRPTRICHVPSGAEFGWRTGDSKWLPANPDNLPPVLNIGQGSPTNVLYGQNAKFPLKYRQSLYAFDWSFGIIYAIHMKPKGASYEGTREEFISGTPLALTDGAIGPDGALYFLTGGRRLESDLYRVYYNGSESTAPITPVITAEHKLRTDLEKYHEGANPAAIAAAWPHLNHPDRFVRYAARIAVEHQPVAQWQEKALAETDPQRATQAIIALARQGSADLKSKALATLMKINYDQLPESQQFDMTRAFELIFLRMGAPDAADKAKVVAYLNPHYPAKTALLNRGLSKVLIYLEAPGVVNKTLTLMDMKDEPGSKNLGLETSTASSDLILRNPQYGMDIAKMLAKVPPLQQTYYAVALSRAESGWTPELRTKYFTWFGNAFKFEGGRSYVGFIDRARKLALAHVPKDQFEKFNKMSGADILTSSGNDIVTSDYSPKGPGRRWTIDNALAVVDSGLTNRNFDTGKKIYAAILCSRCHSMQGSGGDIGPDLTQLGTRFSNKDILEAIIEPSKTVSDQYASTVYILKNGQSVVGRQVNEDKLNYVISQNPFAPDQVRKIPKKDVTAKRYSPDSIMYPGLINSLNPNELRDLMAYLKSGGNQNNDVYKAGGK, encoded by the coding sequence ATGTCATCTCGATTCAACGTCGCTAAACTTGGGTTAGCAGTTTCTGCCCTCGTGCTGGTCGGAGCATCCTGGGTAACCTTACGCTACCCGGAAAACGACAAACAGGGCGCCGAAAACCCTAAAGTAGAAAAGCTTAAACTTCAACCTGGGTTTAAAGCCGAACACCTCTACAGCCCTTCCGAAAACAAGCAGGGTTCGTGGGTGGCCATGACCTTCGACGATAAAGGCCGTATGATTGTGTCGGATCAGTACGGATCGCTATACCGGCTAAAAATTCCGGCCATTGGCTCCGGTTCTACCAATCCTACCATCGAAAAACTCGTTATTGCCAAAGACACCAGCGTCGGTATGGGCTACGCTCATGGGTTGCTGTATGCTTTCAATAGCCTGTATGTGATGGTGAACAACCGCCCCAATAAACAGTTTCCCAAGCCTAGCGGTCTGTACCGCTTACAGGATACCGACGGCGACGATCATTTCGATAAAGTGACCATGCTGCGCGAACTGAAAGGAGAAGGCGAACACGGCCCGCATAGCATTGTACTCTCCCCTGACAAGAAATCGCTTTACGTATGCGCCGGTAACCATACCGACGTTCCAAAAATGGATGCCTACCGGCTTCCGTCAAACTGGCAGGAAGACAACCTGTTTCCGCTGATCAAAGATCCTCGTGGCCATGCTAACGACCGAATGGCACCCGGTGGTTGGATTGCCAAGGTAGATCCGGAAGGAAAGCGCTGGGAGTTGATGGGAGCTGGTTTCCGAAATGAATTCGACATTGCCTTCAACGAAGCCGGAGATATTTTCACCTACGATTCGGACATGGAATGGGATTTTGGTCTGCCCTGGTACCGTCCAACCCGCATTTGTCATGTTCCGAGCGGGGCCGAATTTGGCTGGCGTACAGGCGACAGCAAGTGGTTGCCCGCCAATCCGGATAACCTTCCTCCGGTGCTGAACATCGGGCAAGGGTCGCCAACCAATGTGCTCTACGGCCAGAACGCGAAATTCCCTCTCAAATACCGGCAGTCGCTTTATGCTTTCGACTGGAGCTTTGGGATCATTTATGCCATCCACATGAAACCCAAAGGCGCCAGCTACGAAGGCACACGGGAAGAGTTTATTTCGGGAACGCCACTGGCTCTCACCGATGGGGCAATTGGTCCCGATGGTGCGCTGTACTTCCTGACGGGTGGTCGTCGGCTTGAGTCGGATCTATACCGAGTCTATTATAACGGTTCTGAGTCAACAGCGCCGATCACACCGGTTATTACGGCTGAGCACAAGCTGCGCACCGATCTCGAAAAATACCACGAAGGTGCAAACCCGGCCGCTATTGCAGCCGCCTGGCCGCACCTGAACCACCCCGACCGCTTTGTTCGCTATGCCGCTCGTATTGCAGTGGAACATCAGCCCGTAGCACAATGGCAGGAAAAAGCACTGGCCGAAACCGATCCGCAACGTGCTACCCAGGCCATCATTGCACTGGCTCGCCAGGGTAGTGCCGACCTCAAAAGCAAGGCACTCGCAACCCTGATGAAAATTAACTACGATCAGTTGCCCGAGTCGCAACAGTTTGATATGACTCGGGCTTTCGAACTGATTTTCCTGCGTATGGGCGCTCCCGATGCGGCCGATAAAGCCAAAGTGGTTGCCTATCTGAACCCCCATTATCCGGCAAAAACTGCCCTGTTGAACCGTGGACTCAGCAAAGTGTTGATTTATCTGGAAGCTCCGGGTGTGGTTAACAAAACGCTGACGCTAATGGATATGAAAGATGAGCCCGGCAGCAAAAACCTGGGTCTGGAAACCAGCACAGCCTCGTCGGATCTGATTCTGCGGAACCCCCAGTATGGGATGGATATTGCCAAAATGCTGGCCAAAGTACCACCTCTCCAGCAAACCTATTATGCCGTTGCGCTGAGCCGCGCCGAATCGGGCTGGACTCCAGAACTCCGCACCAAATACTTCACTTGGTTTGGCAATGCCTTCAAATTTGAAGGTGGCCGCAGCTACGTCGGGTTCATCGACCGGGCTCGCAAACTGGCACTGGCCCATGTTCCGAAAGATCAGTTCGAGAAATTCAACAAAATGTCGGGTGCCGATATTCTGACCAGTTCAGGTAACGACATCGTAACCAGCGATTATTCGCCCAAAGGACCAGGCCGTCGCTGGACGATCGATAATGCGCTGGCCGTTGTTGATAGTGGGCTGACAAACCGCAACTTCGACACGGGCAAAAAAATCTACGCAGCCATTCTGTGTAGCCGCTGCCACTCGATGCAAGGCTCCGGTGGCGACATTGGCCCCGACCTGACGCAGCTTGGCACGCGCTTCTCCAATAAAGACATTCTGGAAGCGATTATTGAGCCCAGCAAAACCGTTTCAGACCAGTATGCATCAACGGTCTATATTCTGAAAAATGGTCAGTCCGTTGTAGGTCGTCAAGTCAACGAAGACAAACTCAACTACGTGATTTCGCAGAACCCGTTTGCTCCTGATCAAGTCCGTAAGATTCCGAAGAAAGATGTGACGGCAAAACGGTATTCACCCGATTCGATCATGTACCCTGGCCTAATCAATAGCCTGAATCCGAACGAATTGCGCGACCTTATGGCCTACCTGAAATCGGGTGGCAATCAGAATAACGACGTATATAAAGCGGGTGGTAAATAA
- a CDS encoding TonB-dependent receptor translates to MKILYQLVVLGIATSSYASYAQEQKVTSPNRTERFGKQLFAMNTAVHPKPEFSATADITVSGKVTDDKGEGLPGVSVVVKGTTKGTTTNENGNFQLAVPDSKAVLVFSFVGYQRKEVPVGGQTTVNVTLTADDQTLNEVVVVGYGSQLKKEVTGAVQTVSSQEIKDLPVSQIGQKLQGRLAGVQINQTTGKPGQGISIRIRGQVSVSAGSDPLYVIDGFPITGNIAQLNPDEIDDISILKDAASTSLYGSRAANGVVLITTKKGKPGQTNVSFTAYTGLQKVPMRGRVKMLDAVQFAQFKKEYYEDMLQPVPDIFQNPSQYEGKNNDWYDALLRVAPLQSYNLTVSNNTEKSNTSLVAGIFNQEGVVINNKYKRYSLRMNSNYNLSKQVTVGFNIAPSYVFDNTPRTDGDRGTGILFNALHTWPIMPIYDANGDLTKYNQLPASTGNIFAYPNWVRAASELTNETKNTNLLGNAYVMFRPIQGLTLKSTMNIEYMNSKFFFFNPSTATSAINVPIPTTAVSIRQSIENISWLNENLATYARSFNDHNFELLAGFTNQQFRQESTRIQANTYADDRLPTIQGALNIDRSGTNTSNDINQWALTSYLSRLTYNYKGKYLFTAAVRADGSSRFGSNNRWGTFPSASLGWVVSDENFMKTLPQVSFAKLRTSYGVIGNNNIGNYTQYALVNNTTNAVFGSNVATGAVVTSLANPNLGWETTKQFDIGLDLGLFNDRIQFIYDFYTKRTTNLLYAVQVPQESGFTNFNDNIGEIKFWGHEFSLTTKNTVGKLKWTTNANISFNRNMVMSLAPGIDRVYGSFHITQVGHPFGQFYGLVKQGYYTSAEDLRSSPIIPGRSAIGTIKMKDVNGDGVITYGGDSDDRTIIGSPFPKFTYGITNDLKYGNFDFSITGSGSYGNQLWVRHLYSTANLDGVFNMVAGVKDRFRVQNALVVNNGVTSSVATNVITPGAGMFGATNNGGNYTGIERDWNSTQFLADASFFTIKNITLGYNIGAVNKLFKSARVYLSAQQVYIFTKYWGGPNPETSAQSNGNGDGGNLSQGVDFSSYPVPRTYTVGVNLNF, encoded by the coding sequence ATGAAAATACTCTATCAGTTGGTCGTGCTAGGTATAGCAACGAGTAGTTACGCGAGCTATGCACAGGAACAAAAGGTAACGAGTCCAAACAGGACCGAGCGCTTCGGCAAGCAACTTTTTGCCATGAATACCGCTGTGCATCCTAAGCCAGAATTCTCTGCTACGGCAGACATAACCGTGTCTGGTAAAGTTACCGACGACAAAGGAGAAGGTCTGCCAGGGGTAAGTGTCGTTGTCAAAGGAACCACAAAAGGAACCACAACCAATGAAAATGGGAATTTCCAGTTAGCCGTACCCGATTCGAAAGCCGTTCTGGTATTTAGTTTTGTAGGCTATCAACGCAAAGAAGTTCCTGTTGGTGGCCAAACGACCGTAAATGTAACCCTGACAGCCGATGATCAGACACTGAACGAAGTAGTTGTAGTAGGGTATGGTAGCCAGCTCAAAAAAGAAGTTACGGGCGCTGTACAGACGGTTAGCTCACAAGAGATTAAAGACCTGCCTGTTTCGCAGATCGGTCAGAAACTACAGGGTCGTCTGGCAGGTGTTCAAATCAACCAAACTACCGGTAAACCGGGTCAGGGAATATCGATTCGTATCCGTGGCCAGGTTTCGGTATCGGCCGGTAGCGACCCGCTTTATGTAATCGATGGGTTCCCCATTACTGGGAATATTGCCCAGCTTAACCCCGACGAAATCGATGATATTTCGATTCTGAAAGATGCCGCATCGACCTCTCTGTATGGTTCTCGGGCTGCCAACGGGGTTGTGCTGATTACGACCAAAAAAGGAAAACCAGGTCAGACCAATGTTAGCTTCACGGCTTACACGGGGCTCCAGAAAGTTCCTATGAGAGGACGGGTGAAAATGCTGGATGCCGTTCAGTTCGCGCAGTTCAAGAAAGAATACTATGAAGACATGCTTCAGCCCGTACCGGACATCTTTCAGAACCCCTCGCAGTATGAAGGAAAAAATAATGACTGGTACGATGCCCTGCTCCGCGTAGCCCCGCTCCAGAGTTATAACCTGACGGTTTCGAACAACACCGAAAAGTCGAACACATCGCTGGTAGCGGGTATCTTCAATCAGGAAGGGGTTGTTATCAACAACAAGTACAAACGCTATTCACTGCGGATGAACTCGAACTATAACCTGTCGAAACAAGTAACGGTAGGGTTCAATATTGCGCCATCGTATGTATTCGACAACACCCCTCGTACGGATGGTGACCGGGGTACAGGTATTTTGTTCAATGCCCTGCATACCTGGCCAATCATGCCAATTTACGATGCCAATGGCGACCTGACCAAATACAATCAGCTCCCCGCCAGCACAGGCAACATTTTTGCCTATCCGAACTGGGTACGGGCAGCCAGCGAACTAACCAACGAAACCAAAAACACCAACCTGCTGGGTAATGCTTACGTTATGTTCCGGCCTATTCAGGGACTGACACTGAAGTCGACGATGAACATCGAGTATATGAACTCGAAGTTCTTCTTCTTCAACCCATCAACGGCCACCAGTGCCATCAATGTTCCGATTCCAACAACGGCGGTATCGATCCGGCAAAGCATTGAAAACATATCGTGGCTGAACGAAAACCTGGCTACATATGCCCGGAGTTTTAACGATCATAACTTTGAGTTGTTAGCCGGTTTTACCAACCAGCAATTCCGTCAGGAGTCTACGCGGATTCAGGCCAATACCTACGCCGACGACCGGCTTCCAACCATTCAGGGAGCATTGAATATAGATCGGAGCGGCACTAACACATCGAATGATATAAATCAGTGGGCCTTAACGTCTTACCTATCCCGGTTGACCTATAATTATAAAGGAAAATACCTGTTCACGGCGGCTGTTCGTGCGGATGGATCGTCGCGTTTCGGCTCCAACAATCGCTGGGGTACGTTCCCATCGGCTTCGTTAGGCTGGGTGGTGTCAGACGAAAATTTCATGAAAACGCTGCCGCAGGTTTCGTTTGCCAAACTACGTACCAGCTACGGGGTAATCGGGAACAACAACATTGGTAACTATACGCAGTATGCGCTGGTGAATAATACGACCAATGCTGTGTTTGGGAGCAATGTTGCAACGGGTGCTGTTGTAACGTCGCTGGCCAACCCAAATCTGGGCTGGGAAACCACCAAGCAGTTCGATATTGGTCTTGATCTGGGTTTGTTCAATGATCGGATTCAGTTCATTTATGATTTCTATACCAAGCGTACTACTAACCTGTTGTATGCGGTGCAGGTGCCACAGGAGTCAGGCTTTACGAACTTCAACGACAACATTGGTGAGATTAAATTCTGGGGACACGAGTTCTCGCTAACCACCAAAAACACCGTTGGTAAACTGAAGTGGACCACCAATGCCAACATCTCGTTCAACCGCAACATGGTAATGTCGCTGGCACCGGGCATCGACCGCGTGTATGGTTCGTTCCACATTACGCAGGTAGGGCATCCATTTGGTCAGTTCTATGGCTTAGTAAAGCAGGGGTACTATACGAGTGCTGAAGACCTTAGATCATCGCCCATCATTCCAGGTCGTTCGGCCATCGGAACTATTAAAATGAAAGATGTGAATGGCGATGGTGTGATTACCTACGGGGGCGATTCTGACGACCGGACCATTATTGGCAGCCCCTTCCCAAAATTCACCTACGGGATCACCAACGACCTGAAATACGGCAACTTCGATTTCTCGATCACGGGTTCGGGTTCATACGGCAACCAATTGTGGGTTCGCCACCTCTATAGCACCGCCAACCTCGACGGCGTGTTCAACATGGTTGCGGGCGTAAAAGATCGGTTCCGGGTTCAGAATGCGCTTGTTGTTAACAATGGGGTTACATCCAGCGTAGCAACGAATGTGATTACGCCGGGAGCTGGCATGTTTGGCGCGACCAACAATGGTGGTAACTATACCGGTATCGAACGCGACTGGAACAGTACTCAGTTTCTGGCCGATGCCTCCTTCTTTACAATCAAAAACATAACGCTGGGCTATAACATCGGAGCTGTCAATAAACTCTTCAAATCGGCTCGGGTCTATCTTTCGGCGCAGCAGGTATACATTTTCACCAAATACTGGGGTGGACCAAACCCGGAAACCAGCGCCCAGAGTAATGGTAACGGCGACGGCGGTAACCTGAGCCAGGGCGTTGATTTTTCGAGCTATCCTGTTCCACGCACCTACACCGTTGGTGTTAACCTGAACTTCTAA
- a CDS encoding RagB/SusD family nutrient uptake outer membrane protein, with the protein MKTKHIAAGLLAIVLTGCTKDFLTVVPETALSSATFFKTQADFQQAVNGAYVQLRALYNEREWVLEEMHSDNTYYARNTLYGAVDATENVADFAVPTANGVTANDNVLNAYRYNYVTIARANQILASIDAPGITFTSDAVKNNLKGQAQFLRALSYFDLVRLFGKVPLHLTPTTSREDAALPLSSTEEIYAQIEKDATAASTNLLNKATQEAGRATSGAAKTLLANLYITQKKWAQAEALMKDVVTNDTYKLMPDYNDAFSYTSTNKNNAESVFEIQYMEGSAGYNGNQIYRFLPSPITAAEIAPITGTTNPQPTSQESNNIPTPDIIAAYEPGDKRKDISIGYVTLSTSLRENKVYPYIKKYARTHTLHNNTGQNWPVYRYAEVLLFLAEALNEQGKTGEAATYINQVRARAGLAATTATSQADMREAIFKERRVELAFENKRWFDLTRTGRVKEIIGAYGARVKANPAAYYFPAGAVPPPNAFTVLDDYYGLPAVESALTPNF; encoded by the coding sequence ATGAAAACAAAACATATAGCAGCCGGCTTATTGGCCATTGTACTAACTGGCTGTACAAAAGATTTCCTGACTGTAGTGCCCGAAACTGCATTAAGTTCGGCTACATTCTTCAAAACGCAGGCCGATTTCCAGCAGGCTGTCAATGGAGCCTATGTGCAGCTCCGGGCACTTTATAACGAACGGGAATGGGTATTGGAGGAAATGCACTCCGACAATACTTATTATGCCCGGAATACCCTGTATGGTGCGGTTGATGCCACGGAAAACGTAGCTGATTTCGCCGTTCCAACCGCCAATGGCGTTACGGCAAATGATAACGTGCTGAATGCCTACCGCTATAATTACGTAACGATCGCACGGGCTAATCAGATATTAGCCTCAATCGACGCGCCCGGCATAACGTTCACTAGCGATGCGGTGAAAAATAACCTGAAAGGGCAGGCCCAGTTTCTTAGAGCGCTTTCCTATTTCGATCTGGTTCGGTTGTTTGGTAAAGTTCCGCTGCATTTAACGCCTACCACAAGTCGCGAAGATGCCGCATTGCCACTCTCTTCTACCGAGGAAATCTATGCGCAGATTGAAAAGGATGCTACCGCTGCCAGCACTAACCTGCTCAATAAAGCCACTCAGGAAGCGGGCCGGGCAACATCGGGAGCGGCCAAAACACTGCTGGCCAATTTATATATCACCCAGAAAAAATGGGCGCAGGCCGAAGCACTCATGAAAGATGTGGTCACAAATGACACCTACAAACTGATGCCCGATTATAACGACGCGTTCTCCTATACATCGACCAATAAGAACAATGCAGAGTCGGTATTTGAGATTCAGTATATGGAAGGGTCGGCCGGTTACAACGGTAACCAGATTTACCGGTTCCTGCCCTCGCCTATTACGGCGGCCGAGATTGCGCCAATTACGGGAACCACTAACCCACAGCCCACCTCACAGGAAAGCAACAACATCCCAACACCGGATATTATTGCGGCCTATGAACCCGGCGACAAGCGGAAAGACATTTCCATTGGCTACGTTACGTTGAGCACCAGCTTACGGGAAAACAAGGTGTATCCGTATATTAAAAAATACGCCCGCACACACACGCTACATAACAACACAGGACAGAACTGGCCGGTTTATCGTTACGCCGAAGTACTGCTGTTTCTGGCCGAAGCGCTGAACGAACAGGGCAAAACGGGCGAAGCCGCTACGTATATCAATCAGGTGCGGGCGCGCGCTGGGTTGGCAGCCACAACGGCCACATCGCAGGCCGATATGCGCGAAGCCATCTTCAAAGAACGTCGGGTTGAACTGGCTTTCGAGAACAAACGCTGGTTCGACCTGACCCGAACGGGCCGGGTGAAGGAAATTATCGGTGCCTATGGGGCCCGTGTGAAGGCTAATCCTGCCGCCTACTATTTCCCGGCTGGCGCTGTTCCGCCACCAAACGCATTTACGGTTCTGGACGACTACTATGGTTTGCCAGCCGTAGAATCGGCATTAACACCCAACTTCTAA